The proteins below are encoded in one region of Thunnus maccoyii chromosome 24, fThuMac1.1, whole genome shotgun sequence:
- the LOC121892017 gene encoding carcinoembryonic antigen-related cell adhesion molecule 1-like isoform X3: protein MEWYGDETYSYRHLKDRGSLNTLTGALTITGLTLHDSGSYTVEINNKVTSKTELLVISPVSKPTISICCEPEMTYCVLTCNGDTTDAEPVTYWWTSGDKTWSSTKEHKITKEDDELWFSCMLKNPVSFISSEIVFNPFNKEPLYGKIGDKAVLTPASAVNPIYTIEWKHGPYFAIEWNGHETFSYRQFKDRCILNTSTGALTITGLTPDDSGSYTVEINNKVTSKTELLVISPVSKPTISLLCEPEMTYCVLTCNGDTTGAEPVTYNWTSGDMTWSSTKEHKITMENKELWFSCALKNQVSFSEFSEKVFNPFIKRDWTWMYSLIGVILVVCIIGFLIYKFRKGDVRFTFMLIAVCISGVCNIIINFIYKGRNGKKSQNIVFILMH, encoded by the exons ATCGTGGTTCGCTGAACACTTTAACTGGAGCGCTGACGATCACAGGACTGACTCTACACGACAGCGGCAGCTACACAGTAGAGATCAACAACAAAGTCACCAGCAAGACTGAACTCCTGGTTATCT CTCCTGTCTCTAAACCCACCATCTCCATATGTTGTGAACCTGAGATGACCTACTGTGTCCTCACCTGTAATGGCGACACCACAGATGCTGAACCAGTCACCTACTGGTGGACATCAGGTGACAAAACATGGTCTTCAACCAAggaacacaaaataacaaag GAAGATGATGAGCTGTGGTTCAGCTGTATGCTTAAAAACCCAGTCAGCTTCATCAGCAGTGAAATAGTCTTCAACCCCTTCAATA aagaACCACTCTACGGGAAAATAGGTGACAAAGCTGTTCTCACACCAGCCTCTGCAGTGAATCCCATCTACACCATAGAGTGGAAACATGGACCTTATTTTGCCATAGAGTGGAATGGACACGAGACTTTCTCCTACCGACAATTCAAAG ATCGTTGTATACTGAACACTTCAACTGGAGCGCTGACGATCACAGGACTGACTCCAGACGACAGCGGCAGCTACACAGTAGAGATCAACAACAAAGTCACCAGCAAGACTGAACTCCTGGTTATCT CTCCTGTCTCTAAACCCACCATCTCCTTATTGTGTGAGCCTGAGATGACCTACTGTGTCCTCACCTGTAATGGTGACACCACAGGTGCTGAACCAGTCACCTATAACTGGACATCAGGTGACATGACGTGGTCTTCAACCAAGGAGCACAAAATAACAATG GAAAATAAGGAGCTGTGGTTCAGCTGTGCGTTGAAAAACCAAGTCAGCTTCAGTGAATTCAGTGAAAAAGTCTTCAACCCCTTCATCAAAA GGGATTGGACATGGATGTACAGCCTGATAGGAGTGATTCTGGTTGTGTGCATCATCGGCTTCTTAATATACAAATTCAGAAAAG GGGATGTGAGATTCACGTTCATGTTAATAGCAGTTTGTATTTCAGGTGTGtgcaacatcatcatcaatttCATATACAAAGGCAGAAATGGTAAGAAGTcacaaaatattgtatttattttgatgcactaa